In one window of Microplitis demolitor isolate Queensland-Clemson2020A chromosome 4, iyMicDemo2.1a, whole genome shotgun sequence DNA:
- the LOC103572576 gene encoding apolipoprotein D-like, translating to MLSATIFFGLIAGSFGYLTLLDGNCPKVNPRQQLDPYKITGNWWLVERNVENTDQKGTCQKLHWDSPVNGEVRCVTSRNSMTTNLTTIVEAQATINEDNIVKFRNEVPVQGEFDENQWVLAIDYDSYSIVWSCTNIGTMRIEKAFVFTRNRELMDPNFVAAVFNSYGLDYPNFTVIDNENCDPNFIY from the exons ATGCTGAGcgcaacaattttttttgggttAATCGCCGGATCTTTTGGCTACTTGACATTGCTCGATGGTAATTGTCCAAAAGTAAATCCTAGACAACAACTAGATCCGTATAAG ATTACCGGAAACTGGTGGTTAGTTGAACGCAACGTTGAAAATACAGATCAAAAGGGAACTTGTCAAAAATTACACTGGGATTCACCAGTGAATGGTGAAGTAAGATGCGTTACCAGCCGCAATTCAAtgac AACCAATCTTACTACAATAGTTGAGGCCCAAGCAACCATAAATGAAGACAATATCGTTAAATTCCGTAATGAAGTCCCTGTTCAGGGAGAATTCGACGAGAACCAATGGGTTCTTGCAATAGATTACGACTCTTATTCAATAGTCTGGAGCTGTACTAATATTGGAACCATgcg tattgAGAAAGCCTTCGTATTCACAAGAAACCGAGAGTTAATGGACCCGAACTTCGTTGCGGCAGTATTCAACAGTTACGGCTTAGATTATCCTAATTTCACTGTAATTGATAACGAAAATTGTGATCCAAACTTTATTTACTAA
- the LOC103572575 gene encoding lopap-like: MLSVTVFLGLIAGSFAYLTLLDGNCPELFPMEPHDLNKVPGDYYLIKRNVENWDNHGKCLRLHFDPPVDGEVRCITTSVSTKTNEITKVESKVTVDENSIVHFRHNLPIWGEYDEYQVPLKSDYVNYTIVVSCRNYGDKQ, translated from the exons ATGTTGAGCGTCACAGTTTTTCTCGGATTAATCGCTGGATCTTTTGCCTACTTGACACTACTCGATGGTAATTGTCCAGAATTATTTCCTATGGAACCACATGATCTAAACAAG GTTCCTGGAGACTACTATTTGATTAAGCGCAACGTTGAAAATTGGGATAATCATGGAAAATGCTTAAGATTACATTTCGATCCACCTGTAGATGGGGAAGTAAGATGCATCACCACTAGCGTTTCtacaaa AACCAATGAAATTACAAAAGTGGAGTCTAAAGTAACAGTAGATGAGAACTCTATTGTACATTTCCGTCACAACCTGCCAATTTGGGGCGAATACGATGAATACCAGGTGCCTCTTAAGTCAGATTATGTAAACTATACTATCGTCGTAAGCTGTCGCAATTACGGAGATAAACAGTAA
- the LOC103572531 gene encoding apolipoprotein D-like translates to MLSVTVFFGFIAGSFALTFLNGNCPEVGPLNPVDVNALAGDWWLLERNVDNWDNGGKCGKKHIDPPINGTTRVVTSRVSTTTSVTSLVEAKVTVSEDNVVHFRIQVPIWGEFDQDHWILDSDPENYVIIWNCQNWGRQHTEGLWIFGRNKSISGFDEGYVRRVLGNYGLRYPEMVRIDNENCL, encoded by the exons ATGTTGAGTGTTACAGTTTTTTTCGGTTTTATCGCTGGGTCTTTTGCTCTGACGTTTCTTAATGGCAATTGTCCAGAAGTAGGTCCCCTTAATCCAGTTGATGTTAATGcg TTGGCTGGAGACTGGTGGTTACTCGAACGCAATGTTGACAATTGGGATAATGGAGGAAAATGTGGAAAAAAACATATAGATCCACCTATAAATGGCACTACAAGAGTTGTTACCAGCCGTGTTTCGACAAC aaccAGCGTAACTTCATTGGTTGAGGCCAAAGTAACTGTTAGTGAAGATAATGTAGTACATTTCCGTATTCAAGTACCAATTTGGGGCGAATTCGACCAAGACCACTGGATTCTTGATTCAGATCCTGAAAATTATGTTATAATCTGGAACTGTCAAAATTGGGGTAGACAACA caccGAAGGCCTTTGGATATTCGGAAGAAACAAATCCATAAGCGGATTCGACGAAGGATATGTAAGACGAGTACTTGGAAATTACGGCCTCCGTTATCCGGAGATGGTTAGAATTGATAATGAAAActgtctttaa